Part of the Cetobacterium ceti genome, ATACAAATACCAATTACACTTAAATATTTTAAAAACAATTCTAATTTAATAAAAGATTTTATAGTTTGCTGTGGATAAAATTTTAAAAAAGTACCCAGAATAGCAGATAGAACTATAATAGGAATTATATTAATCAATAAAAATTTTAATGGAAATTTAGCAACTAGTCCTCCGACGAAACATCCGATGGGAATAGTAAAAATTCCAATTAAAACTCCCTTTGAAAATAAAGGTTTATCTTCAGAAGAAATCAGACCAAAAGCAATAGGAATAGTAAAAGATATAGTACTTCCAAGCATAGAACCTACTAATATACCTGAAAAATAAATGCCTGTTATATCTGTAGAAATTAATTTTCCAAGAGCAAAGCCTCCCATATCAGATGCTAAAAGAGAATTAATAAATAAACTTTGATCAGCTAAAGTTATAAAAGATAATAATTTAACACAAGGTTGTAAAATATATTTTATAGCAGGAATTAAAGTAAGAATTCCAAGCATAGACAGAATTAAAGAAGGAATAGAAGAAATTCCCTCGAGAAATTCATTTCCATAACCATACTTATTATTTAAAACATAATCAATTAAGCCGATTAAAGCAAAAAGTATCAAAAAATAATTAAACATATTATATTTCTCCTTTTAATAAAATCTAAGTGAAATTATTATATATAATTAAAGTCAAAAATAAAATTAAAATTTTGTAAAAAAACTTGTTGACACTATTTAAAAAATGTGGTACTATAAAAACCTAGTGAGGAACACAAACTAGAAACGCCTGGGTGGCGGAATAGGTAGACGCACAGGACTTAAAATCCTGTGGTGACTTTCACCGTGCGGGTTCGATTCCCGCCCCAGGCACCATATTTTGGGGTGTCGCCAAGCGGTAAGGCAACGGACTTTGACTCCGTCATGCGTTGGT contains:
- a CDS encoding ethanolamine utilization protein EutH, yielding MFNYFLILFALIGLIDYVLNNKYGYGNEFLEGISSIPSLILSMLGILTLIPAIKYILQPCVKLLSFITLADQSLFINSLLASDMGGFALGKLISTDITGIYFSGILVGSMLGSTISFTIPIAFGLISSEDKPLFSKGVLIGIFTIPIGCFVGGLVAKFPLKFLLINIIPIIVLSAILGTFLKFYPQQTIKSFIKLELFLKYLSVIGICIFIIEFLGNISILNSNVDNLNNIKIILKIAFTLAGALPFLFFIKNTFDKLLNFISIYLNINNHSVTGLLASLANNILAFKLLKNMDYNGKIINSAFSVSGAFVFGGQLAFTLAVAPEMLFPFIIGKLSAGLSAIFFAKRIILKEKYYELKKNKCY